The following proteins come from a genomic window of Mobula hypostoma chromosome 15, sMobHyp1.1, whole genome shotgun sequence:
- the si:dkey-42i9.4 gene encoding protein BTG1: MSPGEDLIKMKTEITTAVGFITRLLRTTGLISDERLQHFSESLEKSLAEHYRHHWFPHMPCRGSGYRCIRINHKMDPLIARASNIIGLSSQQLFQLLPSELTLWVDPFEVSYRIGEDGSICVLYENVPSSAISPLDSIISCKDEFRIGRSSPSKSYMMTVSS; this comes from the exons ATGAGTCCTGGGGAAGATTTGATCAAAATGAAAACTGAAATCACAACTGCCGTGGGCTTTATCACCAGACTGCTGAGGACGACAGGGCTCATTTCTGACGAGCGGCTCCAACATTTCAGCGAGTCCTTGGAGAAATCTTTGGCAG AACACTACCGGCACCATTGGTTCCCCCACATGCCCTGTAGAGGATCGGGATATCGATGCATTAGGATCAATCACAAAATGGATCCTCTGATAGCAAGGGCGTCCAATATTATCGGGCTCAGCAGTCAACAACTTTTTCAACTTTTGCCAAGCGAATTGACTCTGTGGGTCGACCCGTTTGAGGTGTCCTACCGAATAGGTGAAGACGGCTCCATTTGTGTTCTTTATGAAAATGTACCTAGCAGCGCGATATCCCCCTTGGATAGTATAATAAGTTGCAAGGATGAATTTAGAATTGGCAGATCGAGTCCCTCTAAGAGTTACATGATGACTGTCTCAAGTTAA